From the Toxoplasma gondii ME49 chromosome VIIa, whole genome shotgun sequence genome, one window contains:
- a CDS encoding cpw-wpc domain-containing protein (encoded by transcript TGME49_203375) yields the protein MAVTETRKLVRAYRIKRAIVCTVVWSQFWVHCGKAARDYAALCPLGWFSVGDGDSCEAPPSYTGPCSTFGAFAKNSKMKKKTEETCSVSWPSIDECSKDYEERCPQQWVEMENGLCGAPASYTGRCERSYSFTNLNETEKRSWERRCDVTWPCQRLCNKDYDALCPEDWISSVGGACVASGEYTGPCLPKMGFADLTRDMKKQIEQQCELSFPCKQKCRTDYAARCPEGWFYLTSPRVCSPPDDYRGKCQGKRSMAEMNETDRKRFSMTCEVDWPCLAGQQELRHAEMALGRRTFMRSRITRGSGPIEPETGNILNREL from the exons ATGGCGGTGACTGAAACCAGAAAGCTCGTTCGGGCGTACCGTATCAAGCGTGCTATTGTCTGTACCGTGGTGTGGTCCCAATTCTGGGTCCACTGTGGCAAAGCGGCACGCGACTACGCAGCATTGTGTCCCCTAG GATGGTTTTCTGTTGGAGACGGGGACAGCTGCGAAGCTCCGCCGAGTTATACTGGTCCCTGCTCG ACGTTCGGTGCTTTTGCCAAGAACAgcaagatgaagaagaaaacagaggaaacgtgCAGCGTCTCATGGCCGAGCATCGACGAATGTAGTAAAGACTATGAGGAGCGATGTCCACAACAATGG GTGGAAATGGAGAACGGTTTGTGTGGCGCACCTGCGTCGTACACGG GACGGTGTGAGAGAAGCTATTCCTTCACCAACCTTAATGAA acagaaaagagatcCTGGGAAAGAAGATGTGATGTGACATGGCCATGCCAGAGACTTTGCAACAAGGACTACGACGCGCTATGTCCGGAA GACTGGATAAGCTCAG TTGGTGGAGCGTGCGTCGCCAGTGGAGAG TATACCGGCCCTTGTTTGCCGAAGATGGGCTTCGCTGACTTGACTCGAGATATGAAG AAGCAGATCGAGCAGCAATGTGAGCTGAGCTTCCCCTGCAAACAAAAGTGTCGAACAGATTACGCCGCCAGGTG CCCAGAAGGCTGGTTCTACCTTACAAGCCCAAGAGTCTGCAGTCCACCAG ATGACTATCGTGGAAAATGCCAAGGAAAACGCAGCATGGCAG AGATGAATGAAACTGACAGAAAGAG GTTCAGTATGACGTGCGAGGTTGACTGGCCTTGTCTTGCCGGCCAACAAGAACTTCGTCATGCAGAAATGGCCCTCGGAAGACGAACTTTCATGAGAT CAAGAATAACCCGAGGGTCGGGGCCTATCGAACCGGAAACGGGAAACATCCTTAACCGCGAGCTTTAG
- a CDS encoding hypothetical protein (encoded by transcript TGME49_203370) encodes MPKESALNSREALVPAPLAPPPSALSAFSSSGRFLATAVASGGRSSDSAESRLPRSRVKVWDATSGGEFATAAGAAESDGAPSSPFVSNYQPQFSMEWQRQFVGHNITSLLFVSSSGPKRMSERLLIGTDRGMLAAADVTASNSKLLFSTYLGEGPEANSCSSGPDSGLDCATGSSQFPICALGRCSAAAGGNVVALVGGAEGSSLVIVDPQDGSVLQQDELSKPYNLLAYPSADADEDVVLLALRRGTPEVGSSSASVVLYDVQHQRPRAKLVGGTGAGALSVAVEKKARFAAGVFSGSGKDEQHVQVVVWKIPDRSVDAEERAAAKGKPKKLQPICSGSHFEALVQVVLPPTRDAGGEEDDSDSGDEEAASPDTPQTVVALSRSNAVIVWAMKKEGTDSPSFSLVKLAQIDSVSFPCISPKMSLDSIPALAAAAATPGVWFMQHLDENEGAENGQNATSPSTKKHRQSARPNQPAEARQPLCIVRGCHTTPLFQCLLLPRALPGRGCQELYLPVIPRDSGKFGLPCVEALKLSEVRAAGGSSRKSGEKPGSAADSADEDSPSRGPLPAASLKRTIAAVTESDGEDAEASGDATADGKKKKQSKAKGLPGAAAGAAPGGERSSVAVILRQALTASDARLLETVLTSTAKDKKEVNAAVGSLTPVQALRLLQHLVQQQQSNPAASITKGGWIEEIVKQHAVVLSQTDAGREQLVLLLLQVEERRRSESALVKVKGRLELLLQQMQRVQKLREERGKEEKEAREPLVVHKERANA; translated from the coding sequence ATGCCAAAGGAGTCCGCTTTGAATTCGAGGGAGGCTCTTGTGCCTGCTCCCTTGGCGCCGCCTCCCTCTGCACTGTCGGCCTTCTCGTCGTCGGGCCGCTTTCTGGCAACGGCGGTGGCAAGCGGCGGGAGGAGTTCCGACAGCGCGGAGagccgccttcctcggagTCGAGTGAAAGTCTGGGACGCGACGTCGGGGGGCGAGTTTGCGACTGCAGCCGGGGCTGCTGAAAGCGATGGAGCCCCCAGTTCCCCCTTCGTCTCGAACTACCAGCCGCAGTTCTCGATGGAGTGGCAACGTCAGTTCGTCGGTCACAACATCACGTCGttgctcttcgtttcttcatcTGGACCCAAGCGGATGTCAGAGCGCCTGCTGATCGGCACAGATCGCGGGATGCTGGCGGCCGCAGATGTGACGGCGTCGAACAGCAAACTCTTGTTCAGCACGTACCTCGGCGAAGGGCCAGAGGCGAACTCATGCAGCAGCGGTCCGGACTCTGGCCTCGACTGCGCTACGGGCTCCTCACAGTTCCCTATTTGCGCGCTGGGCCGATGCAGCGCCGCCGCGGGAGGGAACGTCGTCGCCCTGGTCGGGGGAGCGGAGGGGAGTAGTCTTGTCATTGTCGATCCACAGGACGGGAGTGTCTTGCAGCAAGACGAGCTCTCGAAGCCGTACAACCTCCTCGCGTACCCTTCGGCAGACGCTGACGAAGATGTCGTCCTGCTCGCGTTGCGCAGGGGGACGCCGGAGGTCGGCAGCAGCTCGGCCAGCGTCGTCTTGTACGACGTGCAGCACCAGCGGCCGAGAGCGAAGCTCGTGGGCGGGACGGGCGCCGGCGCGCTCTCTGTGGCTGttgagaagaaggcgcgatTCGCCGCTGGCGTCTTCAGCGGGAGTGGGAAAGACGAACAACACGTTCAGGTGGTTGTGTGGAAGATCCCGGACCGATCGGTCGACGCTGAGGAGCGGGCGGCTGCGAAAGGAAAGCCGAAGAAACTGCAGCCTATCTGCTCCGGAAGCCACTTCGAGGCCCTCGTTCAGGTGGTCCTGCCGCCGACGCGCGACGCAGGGGGCGAGGAGGACGACTCCgacagtggagacgaggaagcggcCTCTCCAGACACGCCACAGACCGTCGtggctctctctcgcagcaACGCCGTTATCGTCTGGGCAATGAAAAAGGAAGGGACAGACAGCccgtccttctccctcgtgaAACTCGCGCAAATcgactctgtctcgtttccgTGCATCTCCCCGAAGATGTCGCTCGACTCTATCCCGGCCCTGGCTGCCGCAGCGGCGACCCCCGGCGTCTGGTTTATGCAACACCTCGATGAGAACGAAGGGGCGGAAAACGGGCAAAATGCAACGAGTCCGAGTACAAAGAAACACCGACAGAGTGCCCGGCCAAACCAGCCAGCAGAGGCGAGGCAACCCTTGTGTATAGTTCGTGGGTGCCACACGACGCCACTTTTCCAGTGTCTTTTGCTGCCTCGCGCCTTGCCAGGTCGAGGTTGTCAGGAGCTCTACTTGCCGGTGATTCCCCGCGACAGTGGGAAATTCGGTCTCCCGTGTGTCGAAGCTTTGAAGCTGTCTGAAGTGCGCGCCGCTGGCGGCAGCTCACGGAAgtctggagagaagccggGCAGCGCCGCTGACAGCGCAGACGAAGATTCCCCAAGCCGGGGTCCCTTGCCGGCCGCTTCTCTCAAGAGGACGATCGCGGCTGTGACAGAGTCCGATGGAGAGGATGCAGAGGCCAGCGGCGATGCAACGGCAGacggcaagaagaagaagcagtcgAAGGCTAAGGGTTTGCCAGGTGCCGCTGCCGGTGCTGCTCCTGGAGGGGAACGAAGTAGTGTCGCCGTCATTCTGCGCCAGGCTCTCACAGCGTCGGATGCGCGTTTGCTGGAAACAGTCCTAACTTCAACAGCTAAGGATAAAAAAGAAGTTAATGCAGCGGTCGGTTCGTTAACACCAGTACAAGCTCTGCGGCTGCTTCAACACCTCGTGCAGCAGCAACAATCCAACCCAGCGGCTTCTATCACAAAGGGGGGATGGATAGAGGAAATCGTCAAACAACACGCCGTAGTGCTGTCCCAAACAGACGCGGGTAGGGAGCagctcgtccttcttctgctaCAGGTTGAAGAACGTCGGCGGTCTGAATCTGCACTTGTGAAGGTCAAGGGCAGGCTCGAACTGCTGCTTCAGCAGATGCAGCGTGTTCAGAAgctcagagaagaaagaggaaaggaagagaaggaggctaGGGAGCCTCTGGTTGTGCACAAGGAACGAGCTAACGCCTGA
- a CDS encoding hypothetical protein (encoded by transcript TGME49_203362) — protein sequence MTATADREGMDLQQLVLRSESVVDDVLRQQLKEVQRQQDKVFHELLSVQRLLDYLPLLEHQQKEQLSALRRHRKALRELRLLTGPRQASSDSEDEGGGEGSDAKGDGKQGKTAERSAKSKKKADQPPVPVDALVNIGCNTYLKARGDDVGKLLVKVGFQFYLEMTLEEAADFLTKKEAILLKKYDHWSAKCADIKAQIQVLLQAIAAVVEEPALREFPYA from the exons ATGACTGCGACGGCTGACAGAGAAGGGATGGATCTCCAGCAGCTCGTGCTGCGGAGCGAGAGCGTCGTCGACGATGTGCTGCGGCAGCAACTCAAGGAAGTGCAGCGACAACAGGATAAAGTCTTTCACGAGCTTCTGAGTGT ACAACGCCTGCTGGACTATCTTCCCCTGCTTGAACATCAGCAGAAAGAGCAGCTGAGTGCTCTGCGGCGGCACCGCAAGGCGTTGCGTGAGCTTCGGCTCCTCACAGGGCCTCGGCAGGCGTCCTCGGAttctgaagacgaaggggggggagaaggcagcgacgcCAAGGGAGACGGAAAGCAAGGGAAGACGGCGGAGCGCTCGGCCAAGtccaagaagaaggcggaccAGCCTCCGGTGCCCGTTGACGCACTGGTGAATATCGGATGCAACACCTACCTCAAGGCACGGGG CGACGACGTTGGAAAGCTTCTTGTCAAGGTGGGGTTCCAGTTCTACCTCGAAATGACtctcgaagaagcagcggacTTCCTCACCAAGAAAGAAGCGATCTTGCTCAA AAAGTACGACCACTGGAGTGCCAAGTGCGCAGACATCAAGGCTCAAATTCAGGTG TTGCTGCAAGCCATCGCGGCAGTCGTTGAGGAACCGGCGCTACGAGAGTTCCCATACGCCTGA
- a CDS encoding hypothetical protein (encoded by transcript TGME49_203358), translating into MAFASDISKMMMAARPPPNRLLSGGSSLLQRSQSSGSLASQLSFSSRGSLPSGTQEQQFLAATAAQSRPPAKNAFLASSLEANARLRLSPGAEGKSRGSATAQGAQANSQGMVVLFRGQQTGVGFLLNKLLEVLKKEAGRSFHVKEVEKSLIQIGFSGLHPFFQPNSEFVKLLSSNERVAYNPGARTLAFHNPYQTITSCSALLAKVQHEGALTGLKVDSELLCAHADMTEWINSLLATRQVRALRCNNNHLRGKRKCAAIGATALGGTTNSAAVCDIYATRKCANCRQNLCGLLLYPLGEEIYEQARMDLDAEVKGLWDSIVLPPLEDIIKQCDPSRSLSRQNALAAAQEKTQLKRRADAKRVSRFRSKFRRIHNTHLFTAEELRAFTNEQAPQ; encoded by the exons ATGGCTTTCGCGAGCGACATCTCCAAGATGATGATGGCGGCGCGTCCGCCGCCGAACCGTCTGCTCTCGGGAGGTTCGTCGCTGCTTCAGCGCAGCCAGAGTTCCGGATCGCTTGCTTCCCAGctgagtttttcttctcgcggaaGTCTGCCATCGGGAACTCAGGAGCAGCAGTTTCTGGCGGCGACTGCTGCGCAGTCTCGTCCGCCTGCgaagaacgcgtttctcgcctcgAGTCTGGAGGCCAATGcgcgtctgcgcctctctccgggAGCGGAAGGCAAGAGCCGCGGAAGCGCGACCGCGCAGGGCGCTCAGGCGAACTCGCAGGGGATGGTCGTCCTCTTTCGCGGGCAACAAACTGGCGTTGGGTTCCTCCTGAATAAACTGCTGGAAGTTCTCAAGAAGGAGGCGGGCCGCAGCTTCCACGTAAAGGAAGTCGAAAAGAGTCTCATTCAAATTGGATTCAGTGGTCTCCATCCTTTCTTCCAACCCA ATTCGGAGTTCGTGAAGCTTCTGAGCAGCAATGAGCGGGTCGCCTACAACCCTGGAGCTCGAACGTTGGCTTTCCATAATCCGTACCAGACCATCACTTCATGCAGCGCGTTGCTGGCGAAAGTCCAACATGAAGGAGCTCTCACAG GTTTGAAGGTCGACTCGGAGCTGCtctgcgcgcatgcagacatgaCAGAATGGATAAATTCGCTCCTCGCAACTCGGCAAGTTCGCGCCCTTCGATGTAACAACAACCACTTGCGAGGGAAGCGAAAGTGTGCTGCCATCG GCGCGACTGCATTAGGAGGCACGACGAATTCGGCTGCTGTCTGCGACATTTACGCTACTCGCAAATGCGCGAACTGTCGGCAGAACCTCTGTGGGTTGCTTCTCTATCCTCTCGGCGAGGAAATCTATGAACAGGCGAGAATGGATCTGGACGCCGAAGTCAAAGGCCTCTGGGATTCT ATCGTTCTCCCGCCGTTGGAAGACATCATCAAGCAGTGCGATCCGAGCAGGAGCCTCTCGCGACAGAACGCGCTTGCTGCAGCTCA GGAAAAGACTCAACTGAAGAGACGCGCCGATGCGAAGAGGGTCTCGAG ATTTCGCAGCAAATTTCGTCGCATCCACAACACTCACTTGTTTACTGCGGAGGAGCTGCGAGCCTTCACGAACGAACAAGCCCCCCAGTAg
- a CDS encoding hypothetical protein (encoded by transcript TGME49_203350~Predicted trans-membrane domain (TMHMM2.0):9-32:52-75:79-100:104-127:146-166:185-208:222-245:249-272:276-299): MEDDGELSALWPAGVCVVFIGSWAGALGDTMVRRAYMEAGDDVSSSVMLKRPLFVFGMLLTIVLDPICTFVALLFAPSSIVTPFAGVHIFWAVLIAHFWLKEYMGYWEKCGSVGIVTGVMLMVVFSGKRAKIDSIDSFDSYVRSAGAVAYLVYSSILLIIILVLAFKWYPCSLGRSEFAVGRLATSVASGFLGGNANIAIKFFTIIVMDLCTGNTAIFSNWRTYVVALGASTVGLGQLFFLNVALRRYEAVYVVPTINSSLVTQGTIGAILLLHETPGNWIAFGCGLVMCVGGIVVLTAMHTVQASRVEQKTSGRQTAQLDSGVEGWGTAKSGVSSAARSLKSFRTLKRSLTRSATAVAEMSVILNSQAIYSMYTLQEKHPLEDFAEDECDVDSPSLPRRRVFPAAHRSTGRTSSASSRKSSPARRSTRGLSSAERPKSFHVRIPGLACVETPPGQEP; the protein is encoded by the exons ATGGAGGACGATGGTGAGCTTTCCGCTCTCTGGCCTGCGGGGGTCTGCGTCGTTTTCATAGGATCCTGGGCTGGTGCACTCGGAG ATACAATGGTGAGACGGGCGTATATGGAGGCAGGCGACGATGTTTCCTCATCAGTGATGCTGAAACGACCCTTGTTCGTCTTCGGCATGTTGCTGACAATCGTCCTCGATCCAATCTGCACCTTcgttgctcttctctttgcccCCTCG TCAATTGTCACACCCTTTGCAGGGGTACACATTTTCTGGGCGGTACTAATTGCTCACTTTTGGCTGAAAGAATACATGGGCTATTGGGAAAAATGCGGCTCTGTCGGCATCGTCACTGGAGTCATGCTGATGGTGGTCTTCTCCGGCAAGCGCGCCAAAATTGACAGCATCGACTCCTTCGACTCCTACGTACGCTCTGCTGGAGCAGTCGCCTACCTCGTGTACTCTTCAATTCTCCTCATCATCAtcctcgttctcgccttcAAGTGGTATCCGTGCTCCCTAGGAAGATCCGAGTTTGCCGTTGGG AGACTAGCCACTTCAGTCGCTTCTGGGTTCCTCGGCGGCAACGCCAACATCGCCATCAAGTTTTTTACAATCATTGTCATGGACCTCTGCACGGGCAACACTGCTATCTTTTCCAA CTGGCGGACGTACGTCGTCGCCCTTGGCGCCAGCACTGTCGGCTTGGGTCAGCTGTTCTTTCTCAACGTCGCGCTTCGCAG ATACGAAGCAGTCTACGTCGTCCCCACCATCAACAGCTCTCTGGTCACTCAGGGGACGATTGGAGCAattctgcttcttcacgaGACTCCAGGAAACTGGATAGCTTTTGGCTGCGGCCTCGTCATGTGCGTCGGCGGCATCGTCGTCCTCACCGCTATGCACACCGTCCAGGCCTCGAGGGTTgag CAAAAAACATCCGGAAGGCAAACTGCGCAACTCGACAGCGGCGTTGAAGGCTGGGGTACCGCGAAGTCGGGTGTGAGCAGCGCGGCCCGCTCACTCAAGAGCTTCAGGACTCTCAAGCGCTCCTTGACCCG GTCCGCGACGGCTGTGGCAGAAATGTCTGTGATTTTGAATTCTCAAGCAATCTACAGCATGTACACGTTGCAGGAGAAACACCCTCTCGAAGACTTCGCGG AGGACGAGTGCGACGTCGACTCTCCCTCGTTGCCACGGCGGCGCGTCTTCCCAGCAGCGCATCGATCGACTGGGCGCACCTCGTCCGCCAGCAGTCGGAAGTCGTCGCCAGCGCGGCGCTCGACTCGCGGCCTTTCCTCCGCGGAGAGGCCAAAGTCCTTCCATGTGCGCATCCCGGGCCTCGCCTGCGTGGAGACGCCACCGGGACAGGAGCCTTGA
- a CDS encoding metallo-beta-lactamase domain-containing protein (encoded by transcript TGME49_203340) has translation MSRLPDNKKILKTRKTRVEKSSDGSSDERAQESCPSSFASSLPNKNSRGQEGVGKVSPEDLSPIAASQSYEVASEGQLVFKNRSARDCREEIAYYSKKRELFSKSTDPATAKLEDGEPAVWWQYDESKEATLFSASFSSSAERIPSSVDELPFAASRGAQERSAEWNLEKNKAVSTESDDGEEKTAKQKSRTKGLGRAEVSLKKAASGDDAEFDDTQKQVLEQRADTWVDTAFFLPSVEELEKEFFNYTAQHVPRPHPLHHHSEEFEKGIIQVVPDIYVAIGYGLANSVILNGTDGLVVVDTMESTATMQAVWSDWLKFPYSNRPVKAIIYTHFHTDHIFGASAIAAPNVTEVHAYWLTFAEMSKVFTLTAGTTYRRSMRQFGVFVDSEDFVNAGIGPTLHYNNTAEIGAILPTHIMYEEQKTLNIAGMKLQLLHAPGESKDQIVVWIEDKRVLLGADNLYRSLPNIYAIRGTETRDCNDWIASLDLMRSLDAEYLVLGHTRPLVGKEHIQSTLIAYRDAIQFIHDQTVRFMNKGFFVNDIAHQVKLPEHLANHPFLQPFYGTVPWAVRAIFTHYMGWYSGQPEDLAVMTTQEKAEALLSLAGSVDDLLFHAIENLRQGRVNWALEFASAAYTVEPRSKRAKTLKILALRANAAHQTAATGRNWFLTAALELEGRAELKLSDFQKRQTLAKISLQQQFELLPVRLIPERARDLTCILKFHFSDVNENVCVHFRRGIAYLRWPCENTPDVEVESTRDVWLSIVNKDRSPVVAFATGDLKVKGPILTLVRALLAVELDAD, from the exons ATGTCGAGGCTTCCAGACAACAAGAAGATTTTGAAGACCCGCAAAACCCGTGTCGAGAAATCGAGCGATGGGTCCTCGGATGAAAGAGCACAGGAGTCATGCCCATCGAGTTTTGCGTCTTCACTTCCTAACAAAAACAGCAGAGGACAAGAAGGCGTTGGCAAAGTCAGTCCAGAAGACCTTTCTCCTATTGCTGCCAGCCAAAGCTACGAAGTTGCCAGTGAAGGCCAGCTCGTTTTCAAAAACCGCTCGGCGCGGGACTGTCGAGAAGAAATCGCGTACTATTCTAAAAAGAGGGAGTTGTTTTCGAAGTCCACCGATCCTGCTACTGCTAAACTGGAGGATGGAGAACCTGCAGTATGGTGGCAATATGATGAGAGCAAGGAAGCAACTTtattctctgcttctttttcgtcaTCTGCCGAAAGAATTCCTTCCTCGGTGGATGAATTGCCGTTCGCGGCTTCCCGGGGAGCGCAGGAGCGAAGTGCTGAATGGAATttggagaagaacaaggctGTGTCCACGGAGAgtgacgacggagaagaaaagacagcaaAACAAAAGAGCCGAACGAAAGGACTGGGTCGCGCCGAAGTGtcgctgaagaaggcagcaTCTGGGGACGATGCGGAGTTCGATGATACGCAGAAGCAGGTGTTGGAACAACGGGCCGATACGT GGGTCGACACggctttttttctcccgtctgtcgaggaactcgagaaggAGTTCTTCAACTACACAGCTCAACACGTTCCCCGTCCGCATCCTCTGCACCACCATTCCGAAGAATTCGAGAAAGGAATCATTCAAGTCGTCCCTGACATCTATGTCGCCATCGGGTACGGGCTGGCCAACTCGGTCATTCTGAATGGGACCGACGGTCTCGTTGTGGTAGACACCATGGAAAGTACAGCGACTATGCAAGCTGTCTGGTCAGACTGGCTCAAGTTCCCATACAGCAATCGCCCAGTGAAGGCGATAATCTACACACACTTCCACACAGACCACATCTTCGGCGCTTCTGCAATTGCTGCACCAAATGTGACGGAAGTGCACGCGTACTGGCTGACCTTCGCAGAAATGAGCAAAGTCTTCACACTGACAGCCGGCACAACATACAGGAGGTCCATGCGACAGTTTGGCGTTTTTGTTGACTCCGAAGACTTCGTGAATGCGGGAATCGGACCCACTCTGCATTACAACAACACGGCAGAGATCGGGGCGATCCTACCGACCCACATCATGTACGAGGAACAAAAGACCCTTAACATTGCCGGGATGAAATTGCAGCTTCTACACGCTCCCGGAGAGAGCAAGGACCAAATCGTTGTGTGGATCGAAGACAAACGCGTTCTCCTCGGTGCAGACAACCTCTACAGGTCCCTGCCGAACATTTATGCGATCCGCGGCACCGAAACCCGAGACTGCAATGACTGGATAGCTTCCCTAGACCTGATGAGGTCCTTGGACGCAGAGTACCTTGTGCTTGGCCACACACGACCCCTGGTCGGGAAAGAGCATATTCAATCCACACTGATAGCGTACAGAGATGCCATTCAGTTCATTCACGACCAAACAGTTCGATTCATGAACAAGGGGTTCTTCGTTAACGACATTGCGCACCAAGTGAAGTTGCCAGAACACCTAGCAAACCACCCCTTCTTGCAACCATTCTACGGAACCGTGCCATGGGCGGTCCGCGCTATCTTCACACACTACATGGGCTGGTATTCTGGACAGCCTGAAGACCTAGCAGTCATGACCACACAAGAAAAAGCTGAAGCCTTGTTGAGTCTAGCGGGCAGTGTAGACGACTTGCTCTTCCATGCCATCGAGAATCTGAGACAAGGCCGCGTCAACTGGGCCCTCGAATTCGCCAGTGCTGCCTATACTGTGGAGCCGAGATCGAAACGCGCAAAAACGTTGAAAATCTTGGCCCTGCGAGCCAACGCCGCGCATCAAACTGCAGCCACAG GCCGAAATTGGTTTCTAACTGCGGCACTGGAACTGGAAGGGCGGGCCGAGCTGAAACTCAGTGATTTCCAGAAGCGGCAAACGCTCGCAAAAATCTCCTTGCAGCAACAGTTCGAACTCCTTCCTGTTCGGTTGATTCCCGAACGAGCTCGTGACTTGACGTGTATTTTGAAATTCCACTTTTCCGATGTCAACGAAAATGTCTGTGTGCACTTTCGTCGCGGAATTGCGTACCTCAGGTGGCCGTGTGAAAACACTCCAGATGTGGAAGTAGAAAGCACAAGAGACGTTTGGCTTAGCATTGTAAATAAAGACAGAAGCCCAGTTGTGGCATTCGCAACAGGCGACTTAAAGGTAAAAGGGCCAATTTTGACACTGGTTCGTGCACTTTTAGCCGTCGAACTTGACGCTGATTGA
- a CDS encoding hypothetical protein (encoded by transcript TGME49_203330): MFSLLLCSRFFSRSHAFLSVIFCCSRKVLDMDTPGTLSRSNEKELRDSSASCGCLSAEAFEHFRIREQQLLQLNEELERRKHQSLHDAEEQVRELKSLATGAPSKTISLRPKSAVACQRQQSTEGISGERSPVSLSGKPADGVTELRAQSACSRPSASLKRYGQEHPSVTEVTGSPTKKVHLRESVLRDPYASGQHGATVEEEYKRLVQQGSSAIGNGLGGDHLESLTATVRLQKSRLLTLQEELESRAKEIQTYEQDLHSSQNHSRFLTDENEKLKRKINQLISQGEKNKASHAELSSKVDALERLLADSRAENDRLTTAAKKTAAELNSKEARVTHLTKELERTKEQLNEWRSSSKDRSSDLKQMEKLAAENKKLENQRNELVLGFKRQMKLIDILKKQKAHMEAARLLSFTEDEFLKILQADERNGAL; this comes from the exons atgttttctctccttctttgctcgcgtttcttttcccgCTCTCACGCGTTCCTGTCTGTCATTTTCTGCTGCTCACGTAAAGTCTTAGATATGGATACCCCAGGAACCCTATCCAGGAGTAACGAGAAGGAACTCCGCGACAGCTCTGCCTCTTGCGGGTGCTTGTCCGCCGAGGCTTTTGAACACTTCCGAATACGGGAGCAACAACTCCTCCAACTAAATGAGGAACTggaacgaaggaaacacCAATCTCTGCACGATGCAGAAGAGCAAGTCAGAGAACTGAAATCTTTGGCGACAGGCGCGCCCTCGAAAACGATCTCGCTCCGACCGAAGTCTGCAGTTGCGTGCCAAAGACAACAATCCACAGAGGGAATTTCGGGCGAGAGAAGCCCGGTATCTCTTTCGGGGAAGCCTGCAGATGGAGTAACCGAACTGCGAGCGCAGAGCGCCTGCTCTCGTCCATCTGCGTCGCTAAAAAGATATGGACAGGAACATCCGTCTGTTACAGAGGTAACGGGGTCGCCGACAAAGAAAGTTCACCTGAGGGAAAGTGTACTGAGGGATCCTTACGCTTCGGGACAGCATGGAGCGACAGTTGAAGAAGAGTACAAGCGACTCGTTCAACAAGGGAGCAGCGCTATCGGCAATGGTTTGGGTGGCGACCACCTCGAGAGTTTAACTGCGACAGTGCGACTGCAAAAGAGCCGACTTCTTACACTTCAAGAAGAGCTCGAATCAAGAGCCAAGGAAATCCAGACCTACGAACAAGATCTGCATTCGTCGCAGAATCATTCACGGTTCCTCACTGACGAAAATGAAAAGCTCAAGCGAAAAATCAACCAGCTCATCTCccaaggagaaaaaaacaaagcgaGTCACGCTGAGCTAAGCTCGAAGGTCGACGCACTGGAAAGGCTCCTTGCTGACTCACGAGCTGAAAACGACAG ATTAACAACAGCAGCGAAAAAGACTGCTGCTGAATTGAACAGTAAAGAGGCTCGCGTAACCCATCTAACAaaagaactcgagagaacgaaagagcAGCTCAATgagtggagaagcagcagcaaaGACCGATCGTCGGATTTGAAGCAAATGGAGAAGCTGGCGGCGGAAAACAAAAAACTTGAGAACCAGAGAAACGAGTTGGTCTTGGGTTTCAAAAGACAGATGAAACTTATCGATATcctgaagaagcaaaaggcaCACATGGAGGCTGCGCGCCTTCTCAGCTTCACTGAGGATGAATTCCTCAAAATTCTGCAAGCTGACGAAAGGAACGGAGCATTGTGA